Proteins from a genomic interval of Lycium ferocissimum isolate CSIRO_LF1 chromosome 2, AGI_CSIRO_Lferr_CH_V1, whole genome shotgun sequence:
- the LOC132046809 gene encoding cytochrome P450 81Q32-like, translating into MDATLLYTTLSICLLVLALKLVSSKRKLNLPPSPQLKLPIIGHLYLLKPPLYRTLAKLSTKYGPVFSLQLGTRLVVAVSSPSAAEECFTKNDIVFANRPHLIIGKYLGYNYTTIIGSPYGDHWRNLRRLCALEIFSTNRLNNFQPIRQHEIKLLVHRMFHNSGGNFGTPVELKSKLFQMSYNIIMRMVVGKRYYGEDVDNEEANNFRELIEKVVSYGGVSNPLDFVPAIFRWFSRSSEKNLARLGKKMDGLLQGLIDEHRRDKSKVTMIDHLLSLQESQPEYYTDQIIKGIISVMLNAGTETSSVTIEWAMSLLLNHPDVLEKARTEIDNHVGEDRLVDEADLPKLKYLQSIISETLRLFPAAPLLVPHESSDDCKVTGFHVPRGTMLLVNAWAIHRDPLLWEDPESFKPERFEGVEVESSKLFPFGMGRRACPGYGLAQRVVGLTLGTLVQCFEWKRISDEKVDLTEGKGLTMPKAEPLMARCKARVIVHKVLSEVS; encoded by the exons ATGGATGCAACTTTGCTGTATACCACACTTTCTATTTGCTTACTAGTACTAGCTCTGAAACTTGTTTCGTCAAAACGAAAACTCAATCTGCCACCAAGTCCACAACTTAAACTTCCAATTATAGGCCACCTTTATCTCCTTAAACCTCCTCTATATCGCACCCTCGCAAAGCTCTCAACTAAGTATGGCCCTGTTTTCTCTCTTCAATTAGGTACACGTCTTGTTGTGGCAGTTTCCTCCCCATCTGCTGCCGAAGAATGCTTCACCAAAAACGATATTGTTTTTGCAAATCGCCCTCACTTAATTATTGGAAAATACTTAGGCTATAACTATACTACTATCATTGGTTCCCCTTATGGTGATCACTGGCGCAACCTTCGTCGCCTCTGTGCACTCGAAATATTCTCCACTAATCGTCTCAACAATTTTCAGCCCATTAGACAACATGAAATCAAACTTCTTGTTCACAGAATGTTTCACAACTCGGGTGGAAATTTTGGGACTCCTGTTGAACTTAAGTCCAAGCTTTTTCAGATGTCGTACAATATTATCATGAGAATGGTAGTTGGAAAGAGATATTACGGTGAAGATGTAGATAACGAGGAGGCAAACAATTTTCGAGAGCTTATCGAAAAGGTTGTTTCATATGGGGGTGTATCAAATCCCCTTGATTTCGTGCCTGCAATATTTCGTTGGTTTTCCAGGAGTTCGGAGAAGAATTTAGCTAGGCTTGGTAAAAAAATGGACGGGCTCTTGCAAGGTTTAATTGATGAACACCGTCGTGATAAAAGTAAAGTTACCATGATTGATCATTTGCTTTCATTGCAAGAATCACAACCGGAATATTACACTGATCAAATCATCAAAGGGATTATATCG GTCATGCTGAATGCAGGGACTGAAACATCCTCAGTGACAATAGAATGGGCAATGTCTCTTCTACTCAACCATCCAGATGTGTTGGAGAAGGCCAGAACTGAAATAGACAACCACGTGGGTGAGGATCGTTTAGTGGATGAAGCAGATTTACCCAAGCTGAAATACCTTCAAAGTATTATCTCCGAGACACTCCGATTGTTCCCAGCAGCACCATTGCTAGTGCCTCATGAATCATCTGATGATTGCAAGGTCACTGGCTTCCACGTTCCACGAGGGACGATGCTATTGGTGAATGCTTGGGCCATCCACAGGGACCCGTTACTTTGGGAGGATCCAGAGAGCTTCAAGCCAGAAAGGTTTGAAGGCGTGGAAGTGGAATCGTCGAAGCTATTTCCATTTGGAATGGGAAGGAGAGCGTGCCCGGGTTATGGACTTGCTCAACGTGTGGTTGGTTTAACTTTAGGAACTTTGGTGCAGTGTTTTGAGTGGAAAAGGATAAGCGACGAGAAGGTTGATTTGACAGAAGGAAAAGGTCTCACTATGCCAAAAGCCGAGCCACTCATGGCTAGGTGTAAAGCACGTGTCATTGTTCACAAAGTTCTTTCAGAAGTATCCTAA
- the LOC132046807 gene encoding xyloglucan galactosyltransferase XLT2-like: protein MLPPYSDESLEADETMHKPPKSNNNDFLKNVVSNFQYQISTHPRFWLFTFFLFFQLVVLIFTRNSPFPFSVHSPPSPSEIAVFTEIQTTHHNENIIYPFGDSECEYGRVYVYNLPSKFNKDLAVSTCDDLDPWKWQCGLTTNDGYGKKSTEFTGIFPGNLSASWYRTNQFSSEVIFHYRLLNYKCRTNDPDSATAFYIPFYAGQAVGKYLWTDEIENRDLLSNKVLKWVQRQKYFKRYNGLDHFLTLGRITWDFRRLGDPEKLWGSTFLNRPQMQNVTRFTIEKAPWDANDISVPYPTGFHPHSEKELREWQNFVLSHNRTSLFTFIGAARGDIDTDFRSRLMSYCRNESDTCRVVDCAVVPCSNGSSEIQEALLSSEFCLQPKGDSLTRRSVFDCMVTGSVPVFFWRRTAYTQYQWFLPKDPGSYSVFIDPEAVRNGTASIKEILKSYSKDQVRRMREKVVETIPRIVYARPSGGLGSVKDAFEIAIEGVLKRVKDENEWKEYVDMGRGR, encoded by the coding sequence ATGCTTCCTCCTTACTCAGATGAGTCCTTGGAAGCCGATGAAACAATGCACAAACCTcccaaatccaacaacaatgaCTTCCTCAAGAACGTTGTGAGCAATTTTCAGTACCAAATTTCTACTCACCCACGTTTTTGGCTtttcactttcttcctctttttccaACTTGTAGTTCTTATTTTTACTCGCAATTCCCCCTTCCCGTTCTCAGTTCACTCCCCACCCAGTCCTTCCGAAATCGCCGTATTTACCGAAATACAAACAACCCATCACAATGAAAACATAATTTATCCCTTTGGCGATTCTGAATGCGAATATGGTCGGGTCTATGTCTATAATTTACCATCCAAATTTAACAAAGACTTAGCTGTGTCTACCTGTGACGATCTAGACCCATGGAAGTGGCAGTGTGGCCTTACAACCAATGACGGATACGGAAAGAAATCGACAGAGTTCACCGGAATATTCCCCGGAAATCTCTCAGCATCTTGGTACCGCACAAATCAGTTCTCATCTGAGGTAATATTTCATTACCGTCTTTTAAATTACAAGTGTAGAACCAACGACCCAGATTCCGCTACAGCTTTCTACATCCCGTTTTACGCTGGACAGGCTGTTGGTAAATACCTATGGACTGATGAAATCGAAAACCGTGATTTGCTTAGCAACAAAGTGTTAAAATGGGTCCAAAGACAAAAGTATTTTAAAAGATATAACGGGTTGGATCATTTCTTAACTCTTGGTAGGATAACATGGGATTTCAGGCGATTAGGTGATCCAGAAAAACTATGGGGATCCACTTTTCTTAATCGACCACAGATGCAAAATGTTACACGTTTCACAATTGAAAAAGCTCCATGGGATGCAAATGATATCAGTGTACCTTACCCTACTGGATTCCACCCTCACTCTGAGAAAGAACTAAGGGAATGGCAGAACTTTGTGCTCTCACATAACCGGACGAGTCTATTCACCTTTATAGGTGCTGCACGTGGGGATATCGATACTGATTTCAGATCGAGGTTAATGAGTTACTGTAGGAACGAATCGGACACGTGTCGAGTCGTTGACTGTGCTGTGGTTCCATGTTCTAACGGTTCATCAGAAATCCAAGAAGCACTTTTAAGTTCGGAGTTCTGTTTACAGCCTAAAGGGGACAGTTTGACCCGGCGGTCCGTTTTCGATTGTATGGTAACCGGTTCAGTACCGGTTTTTTTCTGGAGGCGAACGGCTTATACACAATACCAGTGGTTTTTACCGAAAGATCCGGGGAGTTATTCGGTTTTTATAGACCCTGAAGCAGTGAGAAACGGGACGGCTTCCATTAAGGAGATTTTGAAGAGTTACAGTAAAGATCAAGTAAGGAGAATGAGGGAAAAAGTAGTAGAAACAATTCCAAGAATAGTGTATGCAAGGCCAAGTGGAGGTCTTGGGAGTGTCAAGGATGCATTTGAAATTGCAATTGAAGGAGTATTGAAGAGAGTCAaggatgaaaatgaatggaagGAATACGTGGATATGGGAAGAGGAAGATGA
- the LOC132046806 gene encoding uncharacterized protein LOC132046806 isoform X2 produces MVLGQKKKKKGASFQIEYIVHIQLIRPWPPSESLRSVQSVLLQWENGDRNSGFVTSSVEDDYLEINKTFTLFLTLCREKKSKDKFLKNNLEFSLYEYTKDNGAQGPLLGTASINFGEYGVIKETLAISVPLNCKKSSKSLLQPSLYVKVQPSKDKQESDMMIDDVEYDSDFASYTDDDVSSQSSSTFSSSVFEAAWASPSNNVKNDFHEELSSGTSKSEENPQHAKEKYIDRLISKITSSNMHIQAGADGQNSADETTEHDFGQDDHHLDDTRDSSENKISKSMKRQVTMSSIRKALGVQITHGRLKPAKSVQIRDSASTNPFLGTELIIKHEMKEQTPIETSSIVKSTSVEKNEPKNTVEKKESKSNTNTTSATEKRIPANVLSKSKPEPESRIQTLEEELKEAAALEVGLYSVVAEHGSSMNKVHTPARRLARFYLHAWRTKSPAKQASSARAAVSGLALVSKACGSDVPRLTFWLSNTIMLRAITSQAAAGLQFNERAPTETTVNRGKSALEKIYMQQSIKYIANQGNKNYLVKQSYNWEDIESFTQALEKLEGWIFAKITKSLWWQTLTPHMQFSTAKSSKTRGSRVKKTYGSRHYLGDQEQGKFSVKLWKRALKDACERLCPLRATGHKCGCLPVLPKLVMKQLVSRLDVSMFNAILRESTEEMPTDPLFDPISDRKVLPIPAGKSSFGAGAQLKNAVASWSRWLTDLIGFEDEDSPDYNNIFGNDKKTESFKAFRLLNALSNLMMLPFEMLIDASTRKEVCPIFGPALIKRVLANFVPDDFRPNPIPKNVLEALDSEDGPGESATSFPCTATWTVYTPPPALSLTTFIEKVGNQAPKSTATSVLKKTYTSDVELDELDSPFTSFLADNFKDYPNLAKRSRNVVRYQLLREAWKEVPQ; encoded by the exons ATGGTTCTTGgacagaagaagaagaaaaagggtgcTTCTTTCCAAATTGAGTACATTGTACATATCCAGCTCATTAGGCCTTGGCCTCCATCAGAGTCTTTAAGATCTGTTCAATCCGTATTACTTCAGTGGGAAAATGGTGATCGGAATTCTGGATTTGTTACTTCTTCAGTTGAGGATGACTATCTTGAAATTAACAAGACTTTCACCCTGTTCTTAACCTTATGTCGcgagaaaaaatcaaaagataaaTTTCTGAAGAATAACTTGGAGTTTTCCTTGTACGAATATACAAAGGATAATGGAGCTCAAGGTCCGCTATTGGGGACAGCTTCGATTAATTTTGGAGAATACGGAGTTATCAAAGAAACTTTAGCCATTAGTGTTCCTTTAAACTGCAAGAAGAGTTCTAAAAGCTTGCTGCAACCATCTCTGTATGTTAAGGTACAGCCATCAAAAGATAAGCAAGAATCAGACATgatgattgatgatgttgaatATGATTCAGATTTTGCTTCTTACACTGATGATGATGTTTCCTCACAATCatcttcaactttttcttcttctgtttTTGAAGCTGCCTGGGCTTCACCATCTAACAATGTAAAG AATGACTTTCACGAAGAGTTATCCAGCGGAACAAGCAAAAGTGAAGAAAATCCTcagcatgccaaagaaaaataCATTGATAGATTGATATCAAAAATTACTTCTTCAAATATGCATATTCAGGCAGGTGCGGATGGTCAAAATAGTGCAGATGAAACAACAGAACATGATTTTGGACAGGATGATCATCACCTTGATGACACACGAGACTCGTCAGAAAACAAAATATCTAAATCTATGAAAAGACAAGTCACGATGAGTTCCATTCGGAAAGCTCTTGGAGTTCAGATCACACATGGTCGACTGAAGCCAGCGAAGTCTGTTCAAATAAGAGATTCTGCAAGTACAAATCCGTTTTTGGGGACTGAGCTTATTATTAAGCATGAAATGAAAGAACAGACACCTATAGAAACTAGTAGTATTGTTAAAAGTACTTCAGTGGAGAAAAACGAACCAAAGAATACTGTTGAGAAAAAAGAATcaaagagtaataccaatacTACTTCAGCAACTGAAAAGAGAATTCCTGCAAATGTTTTGTCAAAGAGTAAACCTGAACCGGAGTCTAGAATTCAGACACTTGAGGAAGAACTGAAAGAAGCTGCAGCTCTTGAGGTTGGCCTTTATTCTGTAGTTGCTGAGCATGGAAGTTCAATGAACAAAGTTCATACTCCAGCAAGGCGCCTTGCTAGATTTTATCTCCATGCTTGGAGAACAAAATCCCCAGCTAAACAGGCAAGTTCTGCCAGAGCCGCTGTCTCTGGATTAGCTTTGGTTTCTAAAGCATGTGGAAGCGACGTTCCAAG gTTGACTTTCTGGCTGTCAAATACCATTATGTTAAGAGCAATCACCAGCCAGGCTGCTGCAGGACTGCAATTTAATGAAAGGGCACCTACTGAAACTACTGTCAACAGAGGTAAATCTGCgttggaaaaaatatatatgcagCAAAGCATCAAATACATTGCCAATCAAGGGAACAAGAATTATTTAGTTAAACAATCTTATAACTGGGAGGATATTGAATCATTCACTCAAGCATTGGAAAAACTTGAAGGTTGGATCTTCGCCAAAATCACCAAGTCTCTTTGGTGGCAG ACTCTGACTCCCCATATGCAGTTTTCGACTGCAAAATCTAGCAAGACTAGGGGCTCAAGGGTGAAGAAAACATATGGGAGTAGACATTATTTGGGTGATCAAGAGCAGGGTAAATTTTCTGTAAAACTTTGGAAAAGGGCTCTGAAGGATGCCTGTGAAAGGCTTTGTCCACTTCGGGCAACAGGTCATAAATGTGGCTGCTTGCCTGTTCTGCCAAAGTTG GTAATGAAGCAGTTGGTGAGTAGATTGGATGTCTCAATGTTCAATGCTATTCTTCGTGAATCCACTGAAGAAATGCCAACAGATCCATTATTTGATCCTATAAGTGATCGTAAGGTCCTTCCAATTCCTGCTGGAAAATCAAGCTTTGGAGCTGGTGCACAGTTGAAAAATGCT GTTGCAAGCTGGTCTAGATGGCTTACAGATCTTATTGGCTTTGAAGATGAAGATTCACCAGATTATAATAACATCTTTGGAAATGACAAGAAAACAGAATCATTCAAGGCTTTTCGTCTCCTTAATGCATTGAGCAACCTCATGATGCTTCCATTTGAAATGCTCATAGATGCATCTACAAGAAAAGAA GTCTGCCCAATATTTGGTCCAGCTTTGATCAAAAGAGTCCTCGCGAATTTTGTTCCAGATGATTTCCGTCCAAATCCAATTCCAAAAAATGTCCTTGAGGCCCTGGATTCTGAA GATGGTCCTGGAGAATCTGCCACTAGCTTTCCGTGCACTGCAACTTGGACGGTCTATACACCTCCTCCAGCATTGTCTCTCACCACTTTTATAGAGAAGGTTGGAAATCAAGCTCCAAAGAGTACTGCGACATCTGTGCTAAAAAAAACATACACCAGTGATGTTGAGCTTGATGAGCTAGACTCACCGTTTACTTCGTTCCTTGCTGATAACTTCAAGGATTATCCAAATTTAGCAAAACGTTCAAGGAATGTTGTCAGATACCAGCTTCTCCGTGAAGCATGGAAAGAGGTTCCACAGTGA
- the LOC132046806 gene encoding uncharacterized protein LOC132046806 isoform X1: MVLGQKKKKKGASFQIEYIVHIQLIRPWPPSESLRSVQSVLLQWENGDRNSGFVTSSVEDDYLEINKTFTLFLTLCREKKSKDKFLKNNLEFSLYEYTKDNGAQGPLLGTASINFGEYGVIKETLAISVPLNCKKSSKSLLQPSLYVKVQPSKDKQESDMMIDDVEYDSDFASYTDDDVSSQSSSTFSSSVFEAAWASPSNNVKAARASPSRLEKNDFHEELSSGTSKSEENPQHAKEKYIDRLISKITSSNMHIQAGADGQNSADETTEHDFGQDDHHLDDTRDSSENKISKSMKRQVTMSSIRKALGVQITHGRLKPAKSVQIRDSASTNPFLGTELIIKHEMKEQTPIETSSIVKSTSVEKNEPKNTVEKKESKSNTNTTSATEKRIPANVLSKSKPEPESRIQTLEEELKEAAALEVGLYSVVAEHGSSMNKVHTPARRLARFYLHAWRTKSPAKQASSARAAVSGLALVSKACGSDVPRLTFWLSNTIMLRAITSQAAAGLQFNERAPTETTVNRGKSALEKIYMQQSIKYIANQGNKNYLVKQSYNWEDIESFTQALEKLEGWIFAKITKSLWWQTLTPHMQFSTAKSSKTRGSRVKKTYGSRHYLGDQEQGKFSVKLWKRALKDACERLCPLRATGHKCGCLPVLPKLVMKQLVSRLDVSMFNAILRESTEEMPTDPLFDPISDRKVLPIPAGKSSFGAGAQLKNAVASWSRWLTDLIGFEDEDSPDYNNIFGNDKKTESFKAFRLLNALSNLMMLPFEMLIDASTRKEVCPIFGPALIKRVLANFVPDDFRPNPIPKNVLEALDSEDGPGESATSFPCTATWTVYTPPPALSLTTFIEKVGNQAPKSTATSVLKKTYTSDVELDELDSPFTSFLADNFKDYPNLAKRSRNVVRYQLLREAWKEVPQ, from the exons ATGGTTCTTGgacagaagaagaagaaaaagggtgcTTCTTTCCAAATTGAGTACATTGTACATATCCAGCTCATTAGGCCTTGGCCTCCATCAGAGTCTTTAAGATCTGTTCAATCCGTATTACTTCAGTGGGAAAATGGTGATCGGAATTCTGGATTTGTTACTTCTTCAGTTGAGGATGACTATCTTGAAATTAACAAGACTTTCACCCTGTTCTTAACCTTATGTCGcgagaaaaaatcaaaagataaaTTTCTGAAGAATAACTTGGAGTTTTCCTTGTACGAATATACAAAGGATAATGGAGCTCAAGGTCCGCTATTGGGGACAGCTTCGATTAATTTTGGAGAATACGGAGTTATCAAAGAAACTTTAGCCATTAGTGTTCCTTTAAACTGCAAGAAGAGTTCTAAAAGCTTGCTGCAACCATCTCTGTATGTTAAGGTACAGCCATCAAAAGATAAGCAAGAATCAGACATgatgattgatgatgttgaatATGATTCAGATTTTGCTTCTTACACTGATGATGATGTTTCCTCACAATCatcttcaactttttcttcttctgtttTTGAAGCTGCCTGGGCTTCACCATCTAACAATGTAAAG GCTGCACGGGCGTCACCTTCTCGACTTGAAAAG AATGACTTTCACGAAGAGTTATCCAGCGGAACAAGCAAAAGTGAAGAAAATCCTcagcatgccaaagaaaaataCATTGATAGATTGATATCAAAAATTACTTCTTCAAATATGCATATTCAGGCAGGTGCGGATGGTCAAAATAGTGCAGATGAAACAACAGAACATGATTTTGGACAGGATGATCATCACCTTGATGACACACGAGACTCGTCAGAAAACAAAATATCTAAATCTATGAAAAGACAAGTCACGATGAGTTCCATTCGGAAAGCTCTTGGAGTTCAGATCACACATGGTCGACTGAAGCCAGCGAAGTCTGTTCAAATAAGAGATTCTGCAAGTACAAATCCGTTTTTGGGGACTGAGCTTATTATTAAGCATGAAATGAAAGAACAGACACCTATAGAAACTAGTAGTATTGTTAAAAGTACTTCAGTGGAGAAAAACGAACCAAAGAATACTGTTGAGAAAAAAGAATcaaagagtaataccaatacTACTTCAGCAACTGAAAAGAGAATTCCTGCAAATGTTTTGTCAAAGAGTAAACCTGAACCGGAGTCTAGAATTCAGACACTTGAGGAAGAACTGAAAGAAGCTGCAGCTCTTGAGGTTGGCCTTTATTCTGTAGTTGCTGAGCATGGAAGTTCAATGAACAAAGTTCATACTCCAGCAAGGCGCCTTGCTAGATTTTATCTCCATGCTTGGAGAACAAAATCCCCAGCTAAACAGGCAAGTTCTGCCAGAGCCGCTGTCTCTGGATTAGCTTTGGTTTCTAAAGCATGTGGAAGCGACGTTCCAAG gTTGACTTTCTGGCTGTCAAATACCATTATGTTAAGAGCAATCACCAGCCAGGCTGCTGCAGGACTGCAATTTAATGAAAGGGCACCTACTGAAACTACTGTCAACAGAGGTAAATCTGCgttggaaaaaatatatatgcagCAAAGCATCAAATACATTGCCAATCAAGGGAACAAGAATTATTTAGTTAAACAATCTTATAACTGGGAGGATATTGAATCATTCACTCAAGCATTGGAAAAACTTGAAGGTTGGATCTTCGCCAAAATCACCAAGTCTCTTTGGTGGCAG ACTCTGACTCCCCATATGCAGTTTTCGACTGCAAAATCTAGCAAGACTAGGGGCTCAAGGGTGAAGAAAACATATGGGAGTAGACATTATTTGGGTGATCAAGAGCAGGGTAAATTTTCTGTAAAACTTTGGAAAAGGGCTCTGAAGGATGCCTGTGAAAGGCTTTGTCCACTTCGGGCAACAGGTCATAAATGTGGCTGCTTGCCTGTTCTGCCAAAGTTG GTAATGAAGCAGTTGGTGAGTAGATTGGATGTCTCAATGTTCAATGCTATTCTTCGTGAATCCACTGAAGAAATGCCAACAGATCCATTATTTGATCCTATAAGTGATCGTAAGGTCCTTCCAATTCCTGCTGGAAAATCAAGCTTTGGAGCTGGTGCACAGTTGAAAAATGCT GTTGCAAGCTGGTCTAGATGGCTTACAGATCTTATTGGCTTTGAAGATGAAGATTCACCAGATTATAATAACATCTTTGGAAATGACAAGAAAACAGAATCATTCAAGGCTTTTCGTCTCCTTAATGCATTGAGCAACCTCATGATGCTTCCATTTGAAATGCTCATAGATGCATCTACAAGAAAAGAA GTCTGCCCAATATTTGGTCCAGCTTTGATCAAAAGAGTCCTCGCGAATTTTGTTCCAGATGATTTCCGTCCAAATCCAATTCCAAAAAATGTCCTTGAGGCCCTGGATTCTGAA GATGGTCCTGGAGAATCTGCCACTAGCTTTCCGTGCACTGCAACTTGGACGGTCTATACACCTCCTCCAGCATTGTCTCTCACCACTTTTATAGAGAAGGTTGGAAATCAAGCTCCAAAGAGTACTGCGACATCTGTGCTAAAAAAAACATACACCAGTGATGTTGAGCTTGATGAGCTAGACTCACCGTTTACTTCGTTCCTTGCTGATAACTTCAAGGATTATCCAAATTTAGCAAAACGTTCAAGGAATGTTGTCAGATACCAGCTTCTCCGTGAAGCATGGAAAGAGGTTCCACAGTGA